taacgaaataacgttagtggcatttaaagaagctctgtaacagaataagaaatattgcaaaaaagtaaaatataagaggggggtaagcataaaggtaatattaaaatttggaaatgtgtatcaaaaaattagaattcgaatgattgtcagagaagctgaaggaagtcaaaaaaattggaAATCTATTGTAAATTGTTAATGTGATAcgaatgtatggaaaattaataaaatatattaaaaataaaaaaaagagaataaagCCCATGACCATAAGCACCCTCCTTTCCTCACATGCCTGCCTCACATCACCATTCAACCAAAGCACAGTTTGCAGTTATGTCTGAACTGGCAAACAATGGGTTGAGGAACACTCCATATCAAGATCAAAACAGATATGAAAAACAGTCTGAAGcaacttaaaattacaaaaatgaagtgggtcttaaaaatatgcaTCGTATCAAAAGTCAAGAGTGAGCAGGTGCGTTACTAAATACTATAGATTCTAAGTGGTGTGCAATCAAGTACAGCATAAATTGTTGTATTCATAATATCTGGTGGACTTCATTTACatcttttcatattgtattttaatattaatgttctgttttaattactgtaacccaccctgggaccttagggtgaagaacAGCGGGTAATAAATTGTATAAATTATTAATTAAAGCACAAGAAGCATTGGAGAAATAAAAATACAGGTATAGGTTAGAAATACTCACCCTTATAACTGGTCCTACTGAAGTTCTCCCTAGCACTGCCATTTGCCCTGCATAAATGCGGTTCGCCCCATATTCCCCAGCATGATCCACTCTGATTATACGGTCAACAACTGGCTTATTGATGTTTTCATATGTGGTTCCAGTACTACAGCATCTGTAAGGTGAGTGCAAGGATGACAAATGCCatcttcttcttccacctgtaaaaacacacattttatttatcaGAAAAAAGTCAGAACAAGAATCCTGTCACTATTCACTAacaatggggagggaggagggcagcCAGGAAGTTTTTACTACTTAGTAATAAGTACAGCTGTGATGTTAGTCATTCAATTAAATCAACTAAAAAGGCCATAAAATCCCTTTAAATTGGAAGGGGTTTTCCAgggaattaaattattattactaattataAAAACTGCAGGTGGAAAAGGTGTTCTTAAAAGAAGCATTTCCCTCTGAGCAGCAAAAGAGAAACACCCTCAAGGCTGGTGCCTGTTGCAATgtttcacacataattttttaaaaacggaGTTGATTTTAAGAATGTAGTTCCTTCTATGAATTTATAGAAAAAGCATTAACTAACACTCCTTCAATTAATGAAGGAAGACTTCTTTATCGGGATGACAGCCTTCATAATAACAGCAGCTTTGGATCTTTGGGAGACTCCTCTTTGTACATTCCTTCACTGGGAGAACTGTCTGCTTGGTCCTGCTCCCTGCTTCTTGTTGCTTAATAAATTATTAGCATTCTTATTATGTGTAAAAATCTCTGAAAATATAATATTTAGTATTACTAATAATGAGATTTAAGTATatccagtcctttttttctttaaaaaaatgtttaggggtactctcagttTGGTTCCggaatcaccattttatagttcagatcggggaaaataaatacagtaaatggacaaaagtacaaagattcacaaaatgtttaggggtatgcgtcccccctccccagaaaaaaaaaacccagtgagTATATCATTAATAACAATACTATTTTACCAAGTTAAAATAGGAGAGTTATAACGCATTAAATATTATTGTTGCAGCATACTATTCTTTTATCTGCTGCAGGGACCTGACTGCATGCTGAAGGAGTAAGATCTAAATCATGCAGCTATGGCCGAGCGTGCCTCTGAGCGTACACAGAGCGCCTTCCCCTCACCGCCACCCATTGCGACAGACGAGGGTGTGTCAAGGGGGACTGAAAAGGGCAGGGCAGGAGGCGGGGGAAGGACGTTTAGAGGTTGGCAAGGAGCACCACCGGGGAGGCATGAAGGAGAACATCCCGGGAGAGGGGCGGCTACGTCACGGGCGCCCTCCCGCCCTACCTTCCCTGCAAAGGGACCGCCAGCACTCAGCTCGCAGCAGCTGCAGCCCCACCACCTCCGCCGCCATCCTCCCGCCCACGAGCGCCTGGCGCGGTCTGATGACGTCGCAACCATCGGCCTGCTCAACCGCGCCCACTCTAGACAGATGAATGTCGGCTTCGCGTTCCCAGCCATTATACAACATTGCTTTGTCCCAATAGATTTACAACAATATAGACTTACACAAAATTGCAGCTTTCCGGGTTCCTTTCTAACTTTTATTCTGCCTGCCGCCGAGCGGGGAGAGAAAAATGACAGCCCATTACAGACATTTCGCTTTATTCACTCCTGTTCCTACCCGCGCACGTACCTACCTACGtatacacacgcgcgcgcgcggcGTGGGAGCTCTGCACTTTCGTATCTCTGAGTTCCCCCCTGGGTACTTTGGTTCCTGCCCCCGCTCGCCTTTCCGTTTCCCCCATTGGATGAAAGCGACCGCCAATTCCTTGGGAGGCGCGTCCTCCTGCTGTTGTCATAGCGACCACAGAACGCCTTCCCGGCGCTGAGGGCTGAAGCGATGGCGGCGCTGCTGGGGGGCTCCGTGTCCCCCCGGGGACTGGCCCGCTCGGTGGCCCACAGGCTGTaaggagtgtgtatgtgtgtgtgcgcgcttcaATGGGTGGGAAACGGGGGCAGAAATGTAATTCgtaattatttgtatgtgtgtatatatatatatatatatatatatatatatatgtgtgtgtgtgtgtgtgtgtgtgtgtgtttgtgtgtgtgtgtgtgcgcgcgcgctttaATTCTATTAATCTTTAATTGCTTGTtaatggttctcccccccccccgtttttcacTGCTGTTCTTTTATCGGTAATGCTCCTTGAGTTCCTATCAGGGAAAAAAGGCATAATATAGttgcattattgttattatattaataatatataCCCATGACACCAGCAACATACATAATTATACAATTATTTGTAATCTGCCTTGTGGGTTTTTCTTTAGAGTCAATtgtatttaattaataaatacaaaAGGACTTTGACATGACCGTAACAGTACAGAGCAcaatatgtttatttattattacacttATTCCACCTTTTCTACAAAGAGCTCAAGAGGTAGCATACAttcttatttctttcatttttcctcACAGTGACccagtgaggtagattaggctgacagGCAGCAACTGGTCCAaagtcacacagtgagcttcatggccaaatggggatttgaaccctggtctctcagtcCTCTAGCCACTGTGCCACACTGGGTCTCATCATCGCTCCCATGATGGGAGTGAAAACCCACAAGCACACTAAATACATCCACTTAGCAGTGACCATCAGGGACTGATAAATgttaatgttaattttttttttaaaattaagatctAGCAACCCTAGTTATAAAGCCACACAGCACAAGATTGAACAGACATTTGGCTTGCAGTATACAGCTGTCTGATCTTATAAAATATGTTCAGGGCAATGGCCCCATCCACATTCCCTACTACCTAGACAGGTACTTCACAGCACTGTCATATGTAAATGGAACTTATGCCTAGGTAAGTATGTGTAGGATTGCTGCCTTGGAGATCTGCCCTTTCCATCCTGCTTGGCAACGCTTCAACCATCATCCCAGGCCAATACGTGATCTTTAAATGCTAAATTTGTACTGCAAAATTAGACAGGGAAGTAGAAGCGTCTTGACACTCCCGAACTCTTCACGATAGCTTTGTGATTTTGAATGTTATGATGGCAAAGGGAGCAGCATAGCCAGATGGcaattatgcttttttaaaaataaggaaaaaatgTGTTTTCCCCCATTTAGAAAGTATTATGTTGATGTACAAAGAAAAGAAGATTCCTTCGATTCATCTGGAATCATCCATGATGAGACTGAAAGTTTGCGTTTGGTAAATATTTGTTAACGTATGTGTGGGTTTCCAAATCACATCTGTTGCACACAATGAAGGCTGGTACATTAGGGAAAGGGGGGCACTGGCCCACTAACCTCAGGCAGCTCCCCACCTTCCTATCTTCTCACTTGCAACCAGGCTTGGGGGTGGCAATCTAAGAATGAAGGgagttccagcaacatctggagggtactatTCTAGCACTAATTAGCTTACCAGAAAATGTTCATTAGTAGATCTACCTTCTGCCTACTCCTGTTGTAACTTATCATGTGGTGGCTGATTGTTAGCCTCTCCCCATTTGGTCTTTGCTGGGTTTTTATGCTGCATCTGGCCTTGATGGTGATTATCATGGTAGCAAACTTGACCCTCGTGCCTTGCCATCCTAGCCATGTCCATTGACAGCAGCACAGTGTCTGATCTTATTTATACtctggccatctggctgggttgcccccgtCACTCTATCCTAAATGGAtgtagtcccactgagttcaataggatttatatCCAAacgtgtgtttaggattgcagcctaaatttatAGATTTTGAGTGGTATTTGCAATACCAGTGAGAtgctttggattttttttcttttttatgattgAGCATTTTGACATTTGCATATAGAAAAGTGGGTTTTTAATGTTGAAtacgcacacacaaaaactagTTTTGTGTATTGTAGATTTGAGCCTATTAGCTTTCTTGTAGAGTTTCTCAAGATTCCCCAATCTAAATAGTTTTCTAAGAATCTTCATTTTTACTGGTCTTGCAGCATCCAGCATTTTTGATGAAGCAGAAGGAAAACCGGGAGCTGGAACATAATTTTGCTGAGATTAAATTGGAAGCATCCTTACGTGCCTTTATGGGGAGCACTGAAGAATGCAACAGAAAATTGCAGAAAAGCCCAGAAAAGCAAAAGGATTTGGAAAAGCTTATTAAAAAGATGGCCCAAGTAATATTTAGAATCACTCTTCTCTATTTCTTTATGCATACCACCTTTTAAATACATATCATTTCATGATTGGGGAATCATCTGCCGTGTATGTTGGTAGAGCCATCATATGGGAAATAGCAGTGTGTATCCAGCCAGTGGGTGTGTTCACACTTAATAAGTTCAAGGCACTGGTTTTGGTGTATAAAACCCTCTACAGCCTAGGACCAAgatacctgaaagatcatctcTCTCCTTATATACCCAGTTGGTCACTGTGCTCTGCAAGAGAGGCCCTCTGCAGATACCATTTTTTCACAAGTTCTGTTCCGCACAATATAGGAATCCAACCTTCAGTTCTATGGTACCTGCCCTTTTGAATTCCCCCTGTTCAATATTAGACAGGAGCTGTCTCTGTTGTCACCTaatgaagaccttcctcttcccacAAACCTTTTAAGCAGAGAACCTTTCTAGCCATCATctatattggaattgtttttaaaatgctttcacTGTTTTGTCACTTGTTTGCTGCCATGGGCTCCTTTGggatttaaatttaataaataataactgcAGTTTGACCATACACATCTCAGGATTGCGTGCCTCTTCCGCTTCCTTCCTCCCACTGAACAAGGCAGTTCCCTGCCTGTACGGTGGAGCAGCTGAGTGGTGGGCTAAGACTGGGCAGATCTcgattcaaatctccactcattcctgaagcttactgggtgatctTGAGCAAATTGTTATCTCTCTGTTTAACCACCTTCatagggttgttgcaaggatgaaATGGGAGCGGGGGAAAAtgtgtatgccatcttgagctccttttagaaaggggtggggtgggggagcatggCTGTCTGTTGTGATCAAGGCCATTACTTCTCCCTCCTCTGACTTATCTCCAGGGCATTTTGTGAAAATAAAACAGTGGCTACCAAGAGACAGCTGCTGAGAAggcttaaaagcaaaaacagagagTGATAAAACAAATACGACTATAACAACAAATATGACATACAAATTAACAGTGAAATAAATTGACAGTAGCAAAACTCATCCTCTGCTGCCTACTAATTTTGCTCCCCAGGACTCGGCTCATTTGCTGCAGGCCTTTGCATCGTTGCAAAATTGGGATTCATTATGGAAAGAGATACAGTGCAACTGGGTGGTTTTCTAGGCTCCCAAAGCATCTAGCGTTTTGACTTGCATTAGACAAGTTAGTAACGTggtctgcatttttatttgtaGGATTACATACCTGATAGAACAAACGAGGGCAAAGCAAAAAGTACAAAAAGGTAAAACCTATTGCTGTCTAATTGTTGCCTAATGATCAGCAGAAGCCCTTGCTGCCCTGCTGATTGCTAGCATGCTAGAATGCAAATGTACACCCAAGAACAATCTCAAATTATTTTCTCCCTGAAATTATAGTAGTTGAGTGTATGAAAGAAAACCTATTGCATTAACACACTCAACAGCCCCACTGCAGCTGCCACACATGTGCCGTGTCTGTGAGCTACTGGCAGTGGATTTGGGATTCACACAACCACAGCTGCTGGTTGAACCAAACTGGGATGCTCTGGATGCAGCCCCTGCTTGTGCCAAATGGCAGCTAGATCCTATGGTTTTGTCATTTTGAGTTGACAGTGTATGATTGTGCCCAGTCTCTCCTATTGAAAGCTGTTGGTTTTGCAGTCAGGCCCAGCGCCAGCACCTGGCATGCTTGGGTAAATACCGGGGGTCCCCAACACTAATGCCAGGATTTTTAATTTAACGGTGGCCGAGATTTAGGATTCAGTACCGAAGAGAGAAGCATAGGCTTAGGTGTTGTAGAAGTAGTCTCATTCCCAACTGATTCTTCTGATTGTAGCAATGCTGTATTGGGGGCCCACAGCTATATTTGGGGGAAATAGGCAGACCTGCCTGGCCCAGTACTGTGGCTAGCTGGCCACTTGCCCACCCATAATGCCAACTGGGGACAGCACTGAGCAGAGTTATGAGCTGCATACACAGATTCTACAGCCTTGCCACCTTTATTATGCTGCCCCCAACATGTACGCATCAGGGGAAAGACCATCATATTTAAGCCAGTGGTGTCagggaaggggtgtagctcagtgatagagcatctgatttgcatgcagaaggtatccTGGGTTCacttccagcatctccaggtatggctgggagagatccatgccagaaaccctggggagctgctaccagttagtgtagacagtactcagatagatggaccaatggtctgattcagcgtAAGGCGGATTCCTATGTCCCTGTCAGGGAGTTTGCACATGTGAAGGCTCACAGCTCCATTCAGCACCTCTCCAGAGCCACCACTTGTAAGCAAGTGAGCAGCCAGCAGATCCAGCAGTGAGTTTGTGTATGAGATCCTCAGTTCTGTTCAGCAGTGCCACCATCATCTTAGCCAGGCACGCACCTCCATCAGCCCAGGGCCCCCAAAACTTGTTGTAAATATCGACATTTTTCTTGGAATTAATTAACTGTACCTTTGTTTTTCAGCAGGCAGGAAAATCTGCAGAGCACACCCTCCAGACTACATATAACTACTACTCCATGTATGGCACCAGAAGTACGGAGACTCATTTCATCGGCTTCCAAGCTAATCGTGGCTGCTGTGTGTATCAAGTCACCCTCTTTCACACATTGACAAAATTGTTAAGCATTTCCCCTGAAATCTGTCACTGTTCCTTTATGCTCTTTACGTACGGAAAGAAGTCAGCTGACTTTTTTGCATTCTAGCAAACATCTCCCAGCAATAATTCTGCTACTGTTTTACTTCTAGAGTTGAGAGTAGACAGCTTTTGTGAACACATCCCTCTGTCAAACTCAACGGATAAAAAACATATTTCTCAAGAATTTAtgttgagtctctctctctccagacttCTGAAGCCTCTCCGAGAGAAATGGGAACAATTCAAGATGGCTTTTCAACCTCaaagagaaaagaagcaaaaaacaTTCAAAGTTTGGACAGTGGCAGCAAGGCAGGTCTTTCCTCCACACATTCTCACAAAGATGAAGCAAGAAGGTATGGCAGCTTGGTGATATGCCAGTTGGCAACTTGAAAGCAACCTTTGCCCCAAATTCCATACAGTCAAACCCAGAGATGGGAGGATTTGTCCATTTCTaccagttcctcatttttccaaactaaaATTTAGTTATTCACGGCTTGCAGCaatttgctattttattttatttttaaatcctcatggAAACTCACCAGCAttctagtgcaaatttatccaaaaaaacacattttacatGACTAATGTGctgttttgcaagcaatttcccctaatatagtgCATGTTTTTATCACTAATATCTCTATTTTTATCCACATTTTGGTAAGCAGTGGTTAGCTCGAGAAATGCACCCCATAATAGGGTTGAATGCGGattttaaaggatggctgtgttttggtttgcatatcgtgctttaaatgtacactgaatcaaatgtctcctccatccctagactAACCATTTCACATGCCCGATGATGCTTCCTATCCTCCTGAGATTccgtcttctttctttctctttgctttttGTCTTTCAGAAAAGTATTCccacctcctcctttcccttgcaGCTGATGGATCAGTTTTCTCTGGGCTCCTAATTGCCCTGGCATCTCCTCCTTTTAGCAGTGGACGAGCCATCTCTGGGATTGTTAGGCTTTTTCATTGAGGTGACATGATGAAGGGATCCTACAGTTTTATTAGTGTTGATATTTGCTCATTTCTGCTgggtttaggtaaaggtacccctgactgttaggtccagtcgtggacaactctggggttgtgcgctcatctcgctctataggccgagggagccggcgtttatccgcagacagcttctgggtcatgtggccagcatgactaagccacttctggcgaaccacagcagcacccagaaacgccgtttaccatcccgctggagcggtacctatttatctacttgcactttgatgtgctttcaaactgcgaggtgggcagcagctgggaccgaacaatgggagctcaccccatcatggggatttgaaccgctgaccttctgatcggcaagccctaggctctgtggtttagaccacagcgccacccgcatccctaacccACCTGCGGAATGCTAGATTTTCCTTTGACTCTGATGAAGATCTTGTGTCAACTTTGTGCAACACAAGCATCCCCCTTCACACCTAAAGTTGACCTTCTAGCGCTGCTGGGATGAGTGGGGGCACAGTGgcattatcttgtgtgtgtgagagaggaggaaTGATGCAAGGATGTGGGATGCCCTTGACACAAGTCCATTGGCTGCCTTTGtgtgttggggaaaggggaatgaTTGATTGGGCTATGGTGGTGTTTCTAGAGATACCAAGGATATATCTGATACATTTAAGCATCTTTTTCATATATTCTGGTTATGAGTTTCTCCCCCTCCTGGGCTGAATATCATTGGAAATGCAGCCATTACACCAGAATAGCCCTGGCTTATTTCTGGCCTCAGTGTAATGTGGATATAGGGTTGCTTCTTTTTGTTGGGATGCACCTTTGATCTTCTAATTTATTTCCTGGCTTCTCAAGAAGCCATTCTCAAAAAATGCGAAtgggattttaaaatgttttcattttctgGTGTCTTTCAGGGTTAAACGAAACGGCGAAGGGAAAAAATGGAAAGAGGTGAAGAGATCATTTGAAACGTCAAGCACTTCCAACAACTCCAAGAAATCTAACAGGCCTTTTTTGAAAATTCCCCCTAAACCAAGTGATATAAGCTCAGATGATAGAAGGTCCATAGCTCTATGTTTGCAAACTGGACAAAACGAAGCATTTAGGAAAGGTATACTTAGAAGCAGAACCTCCTCAGCAGTGTCTGAACACCAAGATAAGCAGTCAAATGCTCGATGGAAGAACTTTTCACCCACTCAGCAATTTGCAGAGAATTCTGCTGGACCTTCCAATAAACCACTTAAAATCAAAAGGCAAGAGTCATCtctcagacccactgaaacagTCCCAAAAGTTAAGAGCTCTCCAGCAAGCAAGTTTTTGAATACAAGACCGATCCAGAGTTCCAGGAGTAATCGAGAAGAAAAAAGACGCAACACAAAGTATTCTGCAAAATCGACCGCTGAAGTGATAAGTAACCAGAGTTTAATGTCCATAGAAAAGACTCAGAAGCAATATGATCCCACGCCGATTTCTGGGTGGTTTTTTAAAGGCCAAGGCAATCAAATACACAGCCAAGGTGATCAGAAAAGCAAGCTTGTGGAAAACTCTGAAAGTGACTGGCCTCAAAATGAGCAAAAGTGGTGTGTTTTAGTATCAAGGAACCCTGAAGGCCGCCAGGTTCATTTTCAAACACTTCAAGAGGAGTCCATTCCTGGCACCGCTGCTTGGGAACAACCTTCTTTGGAAAGTTGTAGCCGGCAAAACCTAAGAAGCCCTGAAGATGCAACTCAGTCAATTGCCACCAATAAAGTATCCACTGGGATTGTGGCAGGTCTTCAAGAGGATCAGAACAATGACCATATCCCCGTGGTCCAGCGTGAATCGCATTTTCTGTATCAAGTGTGCCAGGAAATGGATGAAGATGTACCACCAAGTTTAACTATGAATAGGTCTATGACTACAGATGGAAATGTCAGAAACCAAAGTACACACCATCTTTTAGACCAGCTCTTCTCTTcagaggaagaaggggagagCTATGCCATTGAGGACCCTGCCAATACCACACAGATGCAGGATGTTACTTTAGCAGAGTCCCGGGATAAGCAAATGATGTCTCTCCCATCAGTGACACCAGGTGCTTGCAGGTGTTCAGAACGACTGAGTTACTGTGTGTGTCAAGCTCCTGAAAAGCCATGTCTGGGACCCCCTGTTAAAACCGCAACTATTTTAGAAAGACTGGAAAGTGAGCAGTCGGAAGAAGAATTCACCATTTCATCTGCCTCTAGCAGCCTGAGTGCCAGATCATTAACTGGCCTATGTGAACAGATGGTAAGGCATTTGAAGTTGTGCTTTAATGACTTCTACTTGGCTTCTGGAATGAGGTTTCCCATTACTTTTCAGCAAAATTGGAAGCTGCCTAATTAGGCCAAACCCATCTTTTAAAATTGGGCAGATTGGTTATGATTTATTGGGCAGCTCAAGTGGTGCTGAGCCAATCTGCCATTTGTCTCTTACTAGTGCTGCAGCTCATTCTCTATCTTCATGTTCAAGTAGGTTTTGGGGAAAGGGCTTTCTGATGCATCCTTACCTGAGGAGTTTACCTGATAGTGGTGGGTAGCCACACCACAGTCATCGGCACTAGGCAGATCAGATCCACCATATGAATGTCCCTCAGTGAACTAGAGTGATGCTGCCTCAGGGGTATTTGATAGGTCTTGCTCAGGATGGGCAGAAGCAGAAGACACAGACAAATTCATTTCCACCATACGTTACTTGTCAAAGTGGACATCTGGGGTATGGCTCTCTTCATATTACATTGTACCATCTCAGCAGCCCCACATCATTATGAATAATACTTTTGTATCAGCCTGAAGTGCTTTCCAGTGATTACTGGCTCCAGGACAGAGGTGGGAAACCCGTGACCCTCACGTTATcaatagactacaactcccatcatccttgacaattgtttatgctggctggggttgatgggagttgtagcccaacaactgGACAGCACGGTGTTGGCAGCCCCTGGTCTATGACATAAGAGCTGGACAGCATAAGCAGTAGATCTAATTATGTTGATCTATGGCAGACACTGATGTAAACAGCTGCCTCCTGCAATTTTATACAGTTTAAATTGACGGTGATTACTGTTCCCATTCAATCTTCTCTCTCCAGGGCTAAATATATGTTTGTCAGCCTATTTATATGCACTAGAACAGTGCATCCCATTTATCGTGAAAATTCATCCAAGGTGCCTGTTTTTAAAGATTTTACCTCTGCTACACCATACGTACTTCATGTGAAAGAGACATACTTTTGCTGAACTGTGTGCACATATTTACACACACCTGGCTCTAGCTGTTCGATCTTGGGGGCTGTGTAAAATACAAAATAGTTCCAGCGAGCCTGAAGTCTCCTTAACCCTGGGCCAGAAGATCTCCTCCATAGGAACTGCCCTGACATCTGAATTAGGGATAATCTAACATTTCCAACAGAAATATATTTGTTATCTCCCTATTATCTAAATGTTACCTACATGTGCTTTTCATCCTAGAGCAGAAACAGCAAGGAGGAAAACAACACTGACCCTAGCATGGAACTTCTTGTTCAGAAACTTCGGAAGGTGATGCCAGAAGAGACCACCACATGTCAAGATAGGTTCTGTCAAGAAAGCAAAAAGCCAAGGTATGAAAGCTTTAATTCTGTTGGCGAATGACaactttgaatttttaaaaatatgatactCTAGTCTAGATGTTTCCAGGTGTGCTGCAACATCACGGTTTCATAGTTTGGCCAGAGAGATTATGCCTAGGGATAAgtccccaaccaccaccaccactctccCCCCACTTACATTCAACATATGGATGACTAATGAGTTAGCAGCCCTTTCTTGCCATTAACATCTGGCCATTCAGGCAGGGTAAAAGCAAAGGAAGAAGTAAAGACTgaatctgccatggatgcttcagctgagatttctgcactgcagg
The nucleotide sequence above comes from Podarcis raffonei isolate rPodRaf1 chromosome 14, rPodRaf1.pri, whole genome shotgun sequence. Encoded proteins:
- the LOC128401380 gene encoding uncharacterized protein LOC128401380 isoform X1, whose amino-acid sequence is MAALLGGSVSPRGLARSVAHRLKYYVDVQRKEDSFDSSGIIHDETESLRLHPAFLMKQKENRELEHNFAEIKLEASLRAFMGSTEECNRKLQKSPEKQKDLEKLIKKMAQDYIPDRTNEGKAKSTKRQENLQSTPSRLHITTTPCMAPEVRRLISSASKLIVAATSEASPREMGTIQDGFSTSKRKEAKNIQSLDSGSKAGLSSTHSHKDEARRVKRNGEGKKWKEVKRSFETSSTSNNSKKSNRPFLKIPPKPSDISSDDRRSIALCLQTGQNEAFRKGILRSRTSSAVSEHQDKQSNARWKNFSPTQQFAENSAGPSNKPLKIKRQESSLRPTETVPKVKSSPASKFLNTRPIQSSRSNREEKRRNTKYSAKSTAEVISNQSLMSIEKTQKQYDPTPISGWFFKGQGNQIHSQGDQKSKLVENSESDWPQNEQKWCVLVSRNPEGRQVHFQTLQEESIPGTAAWEQPSLESCSRQNLRSPEDATQSIATNKVSTGIVAGLQEDQNNDHIPVVQRESHFLYQVCQEMDEDVPPSLTMNRSMTTDGNVRNQSTHHLLDQLFSSEEEGESYAIEDPANTTQMQDVTLAESRDKQMMSLPSVTPGACRCSERLSYCVCQAPEKPCLGPPVKTATILERLESEQSEEEFTISSASSSLSARSLTGLCEQMSRNSKEENNTDPSMELLVQKLRKVMPEETTTCQDRFCQESKKPRPLCRGSFLSPATQPFELEMPRTEPGTICIQGVSPTSATFFLVFEQGNPREERHCSVKRLL
- the LOC128401380 gene encoding uncharacterized protein LOC128401380 isoform X4, yielding MAALLGGSVSPRGLARSVAHRLKYYVDVQRKEDSFDSSGIIHDETESLRLHPAFLMKQKENRELEHNFAEIKLEASLRAFMGSTEECNRKLQKSPEKQKDLEKLIKKMAQDYIPDRTNEGKAKSTKRQENLQSTPSRLHITTTPCMAPEVRRLISSASKLIVAATSEASPREMGTIQDGFSTSKRKEAKNIQSLDSGSKAGLSSTHSHKDEARRVKRNGEGKKWKEVKRSFETSSTSNNSKKSNRPFLKIPPKPSDISSDDRRSIALCLQTGQNEAFRKGILRSRTSSAVSEHQDKQSNARWKNFSPTQQFAENSAGPSNKPLKIKRQESSLRPTETVPKVKSSPASKFLNTRPIQSSRSNREEKRRNTKYSAKSTAEVISNQSLMSIEKTQKQYDPTPISGWFFKGQGNQIHSQGDQKSKLVENSESDWPQNEQKWCVLVSRNPEGRQVHFQTLQEESIPGTAAWEQPSLESCSRQNLRSPEDATQSIATNKVSTGIVAGLQEDQNNDHIPVVQRESHFLYQVCQEMDEDVPPSLTMNRSMTTDGNVRNQSTHHLLDQLFSSEEEGESYAIEDPANTTQMQDVTLAESRDKQMMSLPSVTPGACRCSERLSYCVCQAPEKPCLGPPVKTATILERLESEQSEEEFTISSASSSLSARSLTGLCEQMKQQGGKQH
- the LOC128401380 gene encoding uncharacterized protein LOC128401380 isoform X3, with the protein product MKQKENRELEHNFAEIKLEASLRAFMGSTEECNRKLQKSPEKQKDLEKLIKKMAQDYIPDRTNEGKAKSTKRQENLQSTPSRLHITTTPCMAPEVRRLISSASKLIVAATSEASPREMGTIQDGFSTSKRKEAKNIQSLDSGSKAGLSSTHSHKDEARRVKRNGEGKKWKEVKRSFETSSTSNNSKKSNRPFLKIPPKPSDISSDDRRSIALCLQTGQNEAFRKGILRSRTSSAVSEHQDKQSNARWKNFSPTQQFAENSAGPSNKPLKIKRQESSLRPTETVPKVKSSPASKFLNTRPIQSSRSNREEKRRNTKYSAKSTAEVISNQSLMSIEKTQKQYDPTPISGWFFKGQGNQIHSQGDQKSKLVENSESDWPQNEQKWCVLVSRNPEGRQVHFQTLQEESIPGTAAWEQPSLESCSRQNLRSPEDATQSIATNKVSTGIVAGLQEDQNNDHIPVVQRESHFLYQVCQEMDEDVPPSLTMNRSMTTDGNVRNQSTHHLLDQLFSSEEEGESYAIEDPANTTQMQDVTLAESRDKQMMSLPSVTPGACRCSERLSYCVCQAPEKPCLGPPVKTATILERLESEQSEEEFTISSASSSLSARSLTGLCEQMSRNSKEENNTDPSMELLVQKLRKVMPEETTTCQDRFCQESKKPRPLCRGSFLSPATQPFELEMPRTEPGTICIQGVSPTSATFFLVFEQGNPREERHCSVKRLL
- the LOC128401380 gene encoding uncharacterized protein LOC128401380 isoform X2, giving the protein MAALLGGSVSPRGLARSVAHRLKYYVDVQRKEDSFDSSGIIHDETESLRLHPAFLMKQKENRELEHNFAEIKLEASLRAFMGSTEECNRKLQKSPEKQKDLEKLIKKMAQDYIPDRTNEGKAKSTKRQENLQSTPSRLHITTTPCMAPEVRRLISSASKLIVAATSEASPREMGTIQDGFSTSKRKEAKNIQSLDSGSKAGLSSTHSHKDEARRVKRNGEGKKWKEVKRSFETSSTSNNSKKSNRPFLKIPPKPSDISSDDRRSIALCLQTGQNEAFRKGILRSRTSSAVSEHQDKQSNARWKNFSPTQQFAENSAGPSNKPLKIKRQESSLRPTETVPKVKSSPASKFLNTRPIQSSRSNREEKRRNTKYSAKSTAEVISNQSLMSIEKTQKQYDPTPISGWFFKGQGNQIHSQGDQKSKLVENSESDWPQNEQKWCVLVSRNPEGRQVHFQTLQEESIPGTAAWEQPSLESCSRQNLRSPEDATQSIATNKVSTGIVAGLQEDQNNDHIPVVQRESHFLYQVCQEMDEDVPPSLTMNRSMTTDGNVRNQSTHHLLDQLFSSEEEGESYAIEDPANTTQMQDVTLAESRDKQMMSLPSVTPGACRCSERLSYCVCQAPEKPCLGPPVKTATILERLESEQSEEEFTISSASSSLSARSLTGLCEQMSRNSKEENNTDPSMELLVQKLRKVMPEETTTCQDRFCQESKKPSSPTEMRRDLDHGTEGACVNQIVYFSHFPQSF